A region of Desulfuromonas thiophila DNA encodes the following proteins:
- the fliD gene encoding flagellar filament capping protein FliD: MSTITFSGLATGLDTESLISSLIEVERAPVTLLESKVEYLEARNETYSNCNTLLGELASAVNAFDSASDFNSWQVLTASSAPFSATVGGYAKAGSYQVEVLSLARQQKDISAEGFVSSTTAELSGSLIIGETTLTYENQSLMDLADLINDADTGVTASIIDDGSDAGLRLVLTADNAATTPDILGSGSISIDSARDGHTLEGSLARLMVDGIEITSDSNTVTGAIYGVSLDLTGLSSDGAQLVQVKSDPNAIVEKIDSFVSTYNEFLTFIDEASAADSSLGTTFRGIERKLQTLLSNRSSTSGSYNSLAALGFTTDSKSGELSYDSTTLSTALSTNLSDLQSLFVGDADSPGLAKQISSYLDDQLDSSTGFSASRIASNDANIERLNTSIERMETRLEKREETLTAQFNALELLVSELNSQSEYITSFFEKYNDD; the protein is encoded by the coding sequence ATGTCAACGATTACTTTTAGCGGTCTGGCTACCGGGCTGGATACCGAGTCCTTGATCTCTTCGCTTATTGAGGTCGAGCGTGCTCCCGTCACCCTGCTGGAAAGCAAGGTCGAATACCTGGAAGCCCGGAACGAAACCTACAGCAACTGCAATACGCTGCTGGGGGAACTGGCCAGTGCCGTCAATGCGTTTGATTCGGCTTCGGATTTTAACTCCTGGCAGGTGTTGACGGCAAGTTCCGCGCCATTTAGTGCCACGGTTGGCGGTTACGCCAAGGCCGGCAGCTACCAGGTCGAGGTGCTCAGTCTGGCCCGGCAGCAGAAAGACATCAGTGCTGAAGGCTTTGTCAGTTCGACCACAGCGGAACTGAGCGGTAGTCTGATCATCGGTGAAACCACTCTTACGTACGAAAATCAGTCGCTGATGGATCTCGCCGATCTCATCAATGATGCCGACACCGGCGTCACTGCCAGCATTATCGATGATGGCAGTGACGCCGGTTTGCGGCTGGTTCTGACGGCCGATAATGCTGCCACCACGCCGGATATTCTGGGCAGCGGCAGTATCAGCATCGACAGCGCCAGAGACGGCCATACGCTGGAGGGTTCCCTGGCGCGGCTGATGGTGGACGGCATCGAAATCACCTCGGACAGCAACACGGTGACAGGGGCCATCTACGGCGTCAGTCTGGATCTGACGGGCCTGAGCAGTGATGGCGCCCAACTAGTGCAGGTTAAAAGCGATCCCAACGCCATCGTAGAGAAAATTGACAGCTTTGTTTCCACCTATAATGAATTTCTTACCTTCATTGATGAGGCTAGCGCTGCCGACAGCAGCCTGGGAACGACCTTTCGCGGCATCGAACGCAAGCTGCAGACCCTGCTGTCGAACCGTAGCAGCACCAGCGGCAGTTACAACAGTCTGGCAGCCCTCGGTTTTACGACGGATTCCAAAAGTGGTGAGCTGTCCTACGACAGCACCACTCTGAGCACCGCCCTGTCCACCAATCTCAGCGATTTGCAGAGCCTGTTTGTCGGCGATGCGGATTCCCCCGGTTTGGCCAAGCAGATCAGCAGCTACCTTGATGACCAGCTTGACAGCAGCACCGGCTTTAGCGCCAGCAGAATCGCTTCCAACGACGCCAACATCGAACGTCTCAATACCAGCATCGAACGGATGGAAACCCGCCTGGAAAAACGCGAGGAAACCCTGACGGCGCAATTCAATGCGCTGGAGCTGCTGGTGTCTGAACTCAACAGCCAATCTGAATATATCACGTCTTTCTTTGAAAAATATAACGATGACTAA
- the flgL gene encoding flagellar hook-associated protein FlgL, giving the protein MRSTAMGQYRSVQHNLSKASSRVDRLYLQATTGEKFRLASDNPSAVGTVLSSRSGITMQERHMENIATAQDRMNSADSYLGSAENVMQRLTEITTAALNGSASQADLTTYAKEVVTLKEQLLDVANAQVDGKYLFAGFNDQIVPFSGDPVVYGGTTDTKWIESGPGETVQSNLTGDVLFIAPVDVFGEVDALEAALLTGDSAVLDEKLATLEQAAEQIRSQRGILGSNNARLDDSLVLLEDAQLQLQSTLSCYEDADLTQVVSEMAQAEQALEAALAVSSRIASLSLLDYL; this is encoded by the coding sequence ATGCGTTCTACGGCAATGGGCCAGTACCGCAGTGTCCAGCATAATCTGAGCAAGGCCAGCAGTCGGGTTGACCGGCTCTACCTGCAGGCTACCACGGGCGAGAAATTCCGTTTAGCGTCGGATAACCCCTCCGCTGTGGGAACGGTTCTGAGCAGTCGCAGCGGGATTACCATGCAGGAGCGCCATATGGAAAACATTGCCACCGCGCAGGATCGTATGAACAGCGCCGACAGCTATCTCGGGTCGGCTGAGAACGTCATGCAGCGGTTGACGGAAATCACTACGGCGGCGCTCAATGGCAGTGCCTCCCAGGCGGACCTAACGACTTACGCCAAAGAGGTCGTAACGCTTAAAGAGCAGTTACTGGATGTGGCGAACGCCCAGGTTGACGGGAAATATCTCTTTGCCGGATTTAATGACCAGATTGTACCGTTCAGTGGTGATCCAGTGGTTTATGGTGGCACCACGGATACCAAATGGATCGAAAGTGGGCCGGGCGAAACCGTGCAGAGCAATCTGACGGGGGATGTTTTGTTTATAGCGCCCGTCGATGTTTTTGGCGAAGTTGATGCGCTGGAGGCCGCCCTGCTGACTGGCGACAGCGCGGTGTTGGACGAAAAGCTGGCAACCCTCGAACAGGCGGCGGAGCAGATTCGCAGTCAGCGTGGCATTCTAGGTAGCAACAATGCCCGCCTGGATGACAGCCTAGTGTTGCTGGAGGATGCCCAACTGCAACTGCAGAGCACCCTGTCGTGTTATGAAGATGCTGACCTGACTCAGGTTGTCAGCGAAATGGCCCAAGCGGAACAGGCCCTGGAGGCTGCGCTGGCCGTCAGCAGCCGGATTGCTTCTTTAAGCCTGCTGGACTATCTTTGA
- a CDS encoding flagellar hook assembly protein FlgD, whose translation MSISVISESLSSYSSSSTSGTSSLGQEDFLELLIAQLQNQDPLEPQSNTEFIAQLATFSNVEQASLTNDKLDQVITAAVNDQQFASLNLLDQQVVAQTSSFSLSAGEPVEVGFGLTTPATDVTLSILDSDNAVVNTFSFSDVAAGQTFFSWDGTDADGNALASGSYQMVVNAGNGGNLLAEEEALPLVRAIVTEVDLSGSSAVLLTAAGQLDLADLYNVGGQ comes from the coding sequence ATGTCCATCAGTGTGATCAGCGAAAGTCTGTCCAGTTACAGCAGCAGTTCCACCTCCGGCACCAGCAGTCTGGGGCAGGAGGATTTCCTCGAACTGCTCATTGCCCAGTTGCAGAACCAGGATCCGCTGGAACCGCAGAGCAATACCGAGTTTATCGCGCAGCTGGCGACTTTCAGTAATGTCGAACAGGCGAGCCTGACCAACGACAAACTTGATCAGGTGATAACCGCCGCGGTCAATGACCAGCAGTTTGCCAGCCTGAATCTGCTCGATCAGCAGGTGGTCGCCCAGACAAGCAGTTTTAGTCTGTCCGCCGGTGAGCCGGTCGAGGTCGGCTTCGGGCTGACAACGCCGGCCACAGACGTGACGCTGAGCATTCTCGACAGCGACAACGCCGTGGTGAATACGTTCAGTTTCAGCGATGTTGCCGCCGGCCAGACCTTTTTCAGTTGGGATGGTACTGATGCCGATGGCAATGCGTTGGCCAGTGGCAGCTATCAGATGGTGGTCAATGCCGGCAACGGCGGCAACCTGCTGGCTGAAGAGGAGGCCTTGCCGCTGGTACGCGCTATCGTCACCGAAGTGGATCTCAGTGGCAGCAGCGCGGTGCTGCTGACCGCTGCCGGGCAGCTGGATCTGGCGGATCTCTATAACGTGGGAGGGCAGTGA
- the flgK gene encoding flagellar hook-associated protein FlgK, with product MAGLISALYIGQTGLMVSQKGLEVTGNNVTNAGTEGYSRQTLEVSAAPSLEYNGTMVGLGATVSGIGRQGSAFVSSQLISKSAAYGEQDAMAEPLAEIERILSVTDTSLAGEIDAFFEAWQSLSTDPASTVVRQQVLQAGDALADQFNQMEQELGQVEESINVSIEGEIGGLNQQLEQLADLNVRILSTEASGQTANGLRDERDLLVQQISETIGIQTYESSNGMISAQLTSGLTLVEGGSANLLEAQRVDGAVLLSLDMGSAQASLGLEDLGGRIGGLMSVRDETIQTVRSQLDQLAYGLATQVNSVHGGGLDAEGNSGSVFFTVVGPTDPAAELWSGSAASLSLALTSGSQIAAGASSATGDNTNVLALVALQSENLIDGSTLNEFYSRVAAKLGLAVEQNSYDLETSEDALVQAQSLRDALAGVSVDEEVLLMAQYQSGYEAAAKYVSVVAEMLDILMGIGD from the coding sequence ATGGCGGGTCTGATCAGTGCGCTGTACATCGGCCAAACCGGGCTGATGGTGAGTCAGAAAGGACTGGAGGTGACCGGCAATAACGTCACCAACGCCGGCACGGAAGGTTATTCGCGGCAAACACTGGAGGTTTCTGCGGCTCCAAGTCTGGAATACAACGGCACTATGGTGGGACTGGGCGCGACCGTCAGCGGTATTGGCCGGCAAGGGTCAGCATTTGTCAGCAGCCAGCTGATCAGTAAAAGCGCCGCTTATGGCGAGCAGGATGCCATGGCTGAGCCGCTGGCGGAAATCGAACGGATTCTCAGTGTCACAGACACCAGTTTGGCGGGCGAAATCGATGCCTTTTTCGAGGCATGGCAGTCGCTCAGTACTGATCCGGCCAGCACGGTGGTGCGGCAGCAGGTGTTGCAGGCCGGCGACGCCCTGGCGGACCAGTTCAATCAGATGGAGCAGGAGCTCGGCCAGGTGGAAGAAAGTATCAATGTCAGCATTGAAGGTGAAATTGGCGGGCTCAATCAGCAACTGGAACAACTGGCCGATCTCAATGTCCGCATTCTGTCGACGGAGGCCAGCGGACAGACGGCCAATGGTCTGCGCGATGAACGCGATCTGCTGGTGCAGCAGATTTCTGAAACCATCGGTATCCAGACCTATGAGAGCAGCAACGGCATGATTTCAGCCCAGCTTACGTCGGGACTGACCTTGGTGGAGGGTGGCAGCGCCAACCTGCTGGAGGCCCAACGGGTGGATGGTGCAGTTTTGTTGTCGCTGGATATGGGCAGTGCTCAGGCCAGCCTCGGGCTGGAGGATCTTGGCGGCCGGATTGGCGGGCTGATGTCCGTGCGTGACGAAACGATCCAGACGGTGCGCTCCCAGCTCGATCAGCTGGCCTATGGTCTGGCGACGCAGGTGAATTCGGTTCACGGCGGCGGTCTGGATGCCGAAGGCAACAGCGGCAGTGTTTTTTTCACCGTTGTTGGTCCCACGGATCCGGCGGCCGAACTCTGGAGTGGCTCAGCGGCCTCCCTGTCTCTGGCGCTGACCAGCGGCAGCCAGATTGCCGCCGGCGCCAGTAGTGCCACGGGCGACAACACCAATGTGTTGGCGCTGGTGGCGTTGCAGAGTGAAAATCTGATCGATGGCAGCACGCTCAACGAATTTTACAGCCGCGTGGCTGCGAAGCTGGGGCTGGCGGTGGAGCAGAACAGCTATGATCTGGAAACCTCCGAAGATGCGCTGGTGCAGGCGCAGAGTTTGCGTGATGCCCTGGCCGGCGTGTCGGTTGATGAGGAAGTCCTGCTGATGGCCCAATATCAGAGCGGCTATGAAGCCGCAGCCAAATATGTCAGCGTTGTGGCAGAAATGCTCGACATTCTTATGGGAATAGGAGACTGA
- a CDS encoding winged helix-turn-helix transcriptional regulator: MLLLHGPAMESALLHCLEAAGFVVRLCHDWNECQQLCVELMPNLVVADMKSLGYDSVRRIHLLRQDYAGGMLCLVDPVAEALQIMALELGADDVVTRPVGNEMLLARLHALLRRQTTSAGDRIVVDDLSIDGVRRLVLYAGRELQLTTREFDLLLALARHCREVVSRDQLSREVFNQEYNGIDRNVDIYVSRLRSKLRAVAARPALLKTVRGGGYLLGG; this comes from the coding sequence TTGTTGTTGCTGCATGGGCCGGCGATGGAGAGTGCTCTGCTGCACTGTTTAGAAGCGGCGGGTTTTGTTGTACGACTGTGTCATGACTGGAATGAATGTCAACAGCTGTGTGTCGAGCTGATGCCGAATCTGGTGGTGGCGGACATGAAGTCGTTAGGGTACGACTCGGTTCGACGGATTCATTTGTTGCGGCAGGATTATGCAGGGGGAATGCTGTGTCTCGTTGATCCTGTCGCTGAAGCCTTACAGATTATGGCGCTTGAATTGGGTGCCGACGACGTGGTGACTCGCCCAGTTGGCAACGAGATGCTGTTGGCTCGGCTGCATGCGCTTTTACGGCGTCAGACCACCAGCGCTGGCGACCGGATTGTTGTGGATGATCTGTCTATCGATGGGGTGCGCCGTCTTGTCCTCTATGCTGGCCGCGAATTACAGCTGACCACGCGAGAGTTTGATTTGTTGCTGGCACTGGCGCGTCATTGTCGTGAGGTTGTCAGTCGCGATCAGCTGTCCCGTGAGGTTTTCAATCAGGAATACAACGGGATAGATCGCAATGTTGATATCTATGTGTCTCGCTTGCGGAGCAAGCTTCGTGCTGTTGCTGCTCGCCCGGCGCTGCTGAAAACAGTCCGCGGTGGTGGCTATTTGTTGGGAGGCTGA
- a CDS encoding ATP-binding protein, with product MHSLFLRLLFAFFITVLGSLSIGAVLGQLLRNQANPPEPLRRFAEQALLRYADEAVNVYRAKGLTALALAKAGPDPGATSFYLWIPGRHDQPPAPLKELLQRTLATGQLTFSADRLHPAIAMALEPAYLPATAVAMALPRPPKMPQRGGPLWLHALILICLSSLICLLLARSLSQPLLQLRSATHQLARGDFSARVNYPRGSQELTELAMDFNHMASKIEDLIQTQEQLQRDISHELRSPLARLQVALELARQRSPQQDTALQRALDRIETESCHLNELIGQLLGLSRLASGIPLEQTRFSLLPLLQRTIDDARFEAQQRKIQVVLEAASTPSLNGSSHWLQRALDNILRNAIRYSPNQGLVRVCLQLQQKNIQIEILDEGPGVPESELEKIFRPFYRVTVGRERSTGASGIGLALAQRIIVYHGGQIRAVNRSTGGLMVQIELPLSTDPQNPS from the coding sequence ATGCACAGCTTGTTTCTGCGCCTGCTGTTCGCCTTTTTTATCACCGTGCTGGGCTCTCTCTCGATCGGCGCCGTTCTCGGCCAGCTGCTGCGAAATCAGGCCAATCCCCCTGAGCCATTGCGCCGCTTCGCAGAACAGGCACTATTGCGTTACGCTGATGAAGCGGTCAACGTTTACCGCGCCAAAGGCCTCACGGCTCTGGCCTTGGCTAAAGCCGGCCCGGATCCCGGTGCCACATCTTTCTATCTGTGGATTCCCGGTCGCCACGATCAACCACCAGCCCCGCTGAAGGAACTGTTGCAACGCACACTGGCAACAGGGCAGCTGACTTTTTCAGCCGACAGACTGCACCCAGCTATCGCCATGGCGCTTGAGCCAGCCTATCTGCCCGCTACAGCCGTCGCCATGGCTCTGCCACGACCGCCTAAAATGCCGCAGCGTGGAGGGCCCTTGTGGCTCCATGCTCTTATTCTGATATGCCTCAGCAGCCTCATCTGTCTGCTGTTGGCCCGATCACTAAGTCAACCATTGCTACAGTTGCGGTCAGCAACCCACCAGCTGGCAAGGGGAGATTTCAGCGCCCGAGTCAACTATCCCCGCGGCAGCCAGGAACTCACTGAACTCGCCATGGATTTCAACCATATGGCCAGCAAGATCGAGGATCTAATCCAAACCCAGGAACAACTTCAACGCGACATTTCCCATGAATTGCGTTCCCCGCTGGCCCGACTACAGGTGGCTCTTGAGCTGGCCCGCCAGCGCAGTCCCCAGCAGGACACGGCATTGCAACGCGCGCTGGATCGCATCGAAACAGAATCCTGCCACCTGAACGAGCTCATCGGCCAGCTCCTCGGACTCAGCCGACTCGCCAGCGGCATCCCGCTGGAGCAAACCCGTTTTTCGCTTTTGCCCCTGTTGCAGCGAACCATTGATGATGCCCGATTTGAAGCCCAGCAGCGTAAAATTCAGGTGGTGCTGGAAGCCGCGAGCACCCCATCGCTCAATGGCTCGAGCCACTGGCTTCAGCGTGCTCTGGATAATATTTTGCGTAACGCCATCCGCTACAGCCCCAACCAGGGATTGGTCCGTGTTTGCCTGCAGCTACAGCAAAAAAACATTCAAATTGAGATTCTGGATGAGGGCCCCGGTGTGCCGGAAAGCGAACTGGAAAAAATCTTTCGACCCTTTTATCGGGTAACAGTCGGGCGTGAACGCAGCACGGGTGCCAGCGGTATCGGACTGGCCCTGGCTCAACGCATCATTGTCTATCATGGCGGCCAAATCCGTGCCGTTAATCGCTCAACAGGCGGATTGATGGTTCAGATTGAATTGCCC
- a CDS encoding ADP-ribose-binding protein: MRFTTIDLLTIAGKEAIAISTNGTVKPDGSANMGRGNALAVAARFPAIAAKLGHLIQTSGNHVHDLGSNIFSFPVEETWLSQAELRLVKRSAQELLALVEARGIDRITLPLPGCGKGGLDRTEVIAVLEQIFDDRFLVTQQPDNLPGSISVKDSPAGLKKQSGC, translated from the coding sequence ATGCGTTTTACCACGATTGATCTTTTAACCATCGCCGGGAAAGAAGCCATCGCCATTTCTACCAACGGCACGGTAAAACCGGACGGCTCAGCCAACATGGGACGGGGCAACGCCCTCGCCGTGGCGGCCCGCTTTCCGGCCATTGCGGCCAAACTGGGGCACCTGATCCAGACGAGTGGCAACCATGTCCACGACCTGGGCAGCAATATCTTCAGCTTTCCGGTGGAAGAAACCTGGCTATCCCAGGCTGAGCTGCGCCTGGTAAAACGTTCAGCGCAGGAACTGCTGGCGCTGGTCGAAGCGCGCGGCATCGACCGGATCACGCTGCCCCTGCCGGGTTGCGGCAAAGGCGGCCTCGACAGAACCGAGGTCATCGCCGTTCTCGAACAAATTTTTGACGACCGCTTTCTTGTCACGCAGCAACCCGACAACCTGCCCGGTTCAATATCTGTCAAAGATAGTCCAGCAGGCTTAAAGAAGCAATCCGGCTGCTGA
- a CDS encoding flagellar hook protein FlgE, with the protein MGLSSTLYSGVSGLQTNSEAMSVTGNNISNSNTVAFKSSSTVFADLLSATISSSASGVNQVGRGTGLSTVQTSFSQGSFQSTSSNTDLAIEGDGFFMVSAAGSDEVLYTRNGAFSFDGDGYLVNADGYRVQGQLFNADGTAGGGDPTDIQVDMVSQVPAQSTSSIVLTTNLNAGSEIIDQDADGMADGFDIADPVNTSNYSTSTSIYDALGESHQVTTYFTKTDDQTWSWNTVVASTDLDASVAGAESATLIGSGVLTFASDGSLSGASEFDLDVVGLAWANGADASQTIAIRFDTTQFNSSSVVFSQSQDGYAPGEVVSTTIGSDGVISVSYSNGETRNVATLTLATFTNPGGLVKDGGSLYAVSAYSGDPKVGTPGAAQGVLYTNSLELSNVDLSQEFVNLITIQNGYSASSKVITTVDEMLQEVINLIR; encoded by the coding sequence ATGGGGCTTTCAAGTACGCTTTACAGTGGGGTCAGCGGTCTGCAGACCAATTCCGAAGCCATGAGTGTGACGGGCAACAATATTTCCAACAGCAATACCGTGGCATTCAAATCAAGTTCGACGGTGTTTGCCGATTTGCTCTCCGCCACCATTTCCTCCTCGGCCAGTGGAGTGAACCAGGTTGGGCGCGGTACGGGGCTTTCTACGGTGCAGACCAGTTTCAGCCAGGGGTCGTTCCAGTCCACCAGTAGCAATACCGATTTGGCCATCGAGGGCGACGGCTTTTTCATGGTCAGCGCCGCCGGAAGTGATGAGGTGCTCTATACCCGGAATGGCGCCTTCAGTTTCGATGGCGACGGCTATCTAGTCAATGCCGATGGTTACCGTGTGCAGGGTCAGTTGTTCAATGCGGATGGTACGGCTGGTGGTGGCGACCCGACTGATATCCAGGTGGACATGGTTAGTCAGGTGCCGGCACAGTCGACCAGCAGTATCGTGCTGACCACCAACCTCAATGCCGGTTCGGAAATCATCGACCAGGATGCTGACGGCATGGCGGATGGTTTTGACATCGCCGATCCAGTCAACACCTCCAACTATTCGACTTCGACTTCCATTTACGATGCCCTGGGAGAAAGTCACCAGGTAACAACCTATTTCACCAAGACCGACGACCAGACCTGGTCATGGAACACGGTGGTGGCCAGCACGGATCTGGATGCCAGCGTGGCCGGCGCGGAAAGCGCTACTCTTATCGGCTCGGGTGTTTTGACCTTTGCCAGTGATGGCAGCCTCAGCGGAGCTTCCGAGTTTGATCTCGACGTGGTTGGTCTGGCCTGGGCCAATGGTGCCGATGCCAGTCAGACCATCGCTATCCGCTTTGACACCACCCAGTTCAACAGCAGTTCGGTGGTGTTTTCCCAGAGTCAGGATGGTTATGCGCCGGGCGAGGTGGTGTCGACCACCATCGGCAGTGATGGTGTGATCAGCGTCAGCTATTCCAATGGTGAAACCCGCAACGTCGCCACCCTGACCCTGGCCACCTTTACCAATCCGGGGGGACTGGTGAAGGATGGCGGCAGTCTCTACGCTGTCAGCGCCTATTCCGGTGATCCGAAAGTCGGTACGCCGGGGGCGGCGCAAGGGGTGCTGTACACCAATTCGCTGGAGCTGTCCAATGTCGATCTGTCACAGGAATTCGTCAATCTGATCACGATTCAGAATGGTTATTCCGCCAGTTCCAAGGTGATTACCACCGTGGATGAGATGCTGCAGGAAGTGATCAACCTGATTCGCTGA
- a CDS encoding response regulator transcription factor, giving the protein MTVSQHRILLVDDDITLCELLSDYLEAQGYQVTILHQGEEVRQRPLAAYDLMILDIMLPGINGLDILRQLRRHSTIPVLMLSARGDDVDRILGLELGADDYLAKPFNPRELLARIRAIQRRSASLSEQAELSIGDLSLYPGEYRVLCNQQRVELTAAEFALLHVLLRKAGLAISREQLSLQALGRELSPYDRSIDVHISNLRRKLGPTHDGHERIKTLRGHGYTYPLPDSTLEHP; this is encoded by the coding sequence ATGACGGTTTCTCAGCACCGAATACTGTTGGTCGATGACGACATCACGCTGTGTGAACTGTTGAGCGACTACCTCGAAGCCCAGGGCTACCAAGTCACAATCCTGCACCAGGGCGAAGAGGTGCGGCAGCGGCCCCTGGCGGCCTATGATCTGATGATTCTCGACATCATGCTTCCCGGCATCAACGGTCTCGACATCCTACGGCAACTGCGGCGCCACAGTACCATTCCGGTGTTGATGCTCAGCGCCCGGGGCGACGATGTCGACCGGATTCTCGGCCTCGAGCTGGGGGCCGATGATTATTTGGCAAAACCCTTCAACCCCCGCGAACTACTTGCTCGCATTCGTGCTATCCAGCGACGCAGTGCCAGCCTGTCCGAGCAGGCAGAGTTGAGCATCGGCGACCTGTCTCTCTATCCGGGGGAATACCGTGTACTTTGCAATCAACAACGGGTGGAATTAACAGCGGCGGAGTTCGCGCTATTGCATGTCCTGCTGCGCAAAGCTGGCCTGGCCATTTCACGCGAGCAATTGTCCCTGCAGGCACTGGGTCGTGAACTGTCGCCCTACGACCGTAGCATTGATGTCCACATCAGCAATCTGCGCAGAAAACTCGGCCCCACTCATGATGGCCATGAACGCATCAAAACCCTGCGGGGACACGGCTACACCTATCCCCTGCCCGACTCAACCCTCGAACACCCCTGA
- a CDS encoding ABC transporter ATP-binding protein: MDDFLLFDRVSKRFDQDWAVRELTLAIRQGEVFSLLGPSGCGKTTLLRICAGFEQPDSGRVLLQGRDITALPPHKRPVNTVFQNYALFPHLTLRQNVAFGLKLEKLPRRDIDRQVEAMLELVQLREQGDKKPHQISGGQKQRVAIARALVKRPKVLLLDEPLAALDLKLRKRMLIELDEIHDEVGTTFVYVTHDQSEAMSLSDRLAVMNDGQIEQVGTPVEVYEAPESSFTAAFIGDTNFFEGRVVAQEGDYCRLAIEGLGEVWCYNDRGRRQGELVYLSVRPEKMRLSRQPLELGRNRFSGRVEDKVYLGGESRFWVRVGEYRLAVAVQHSRYLLDQQPLQWGEEVALGWHEDDGYMLQRYAEEHEALLSLPPEDEA, translated from the coding sequence ATGGATGATTTTCTGCTGTTTGACCGGGTCAGCAAACGCTTTGACCAGGATTGGGCGGTACGCGAACTGACGCTGGCCATTCGTCAGGGCGAGGTGTTTTCGCTGCTGGGGCCGAGCGGCTGCGGCAAAACGACGCTGTTGCGCATCTGCGCCGGTTTCGAGCAGCCGGACAGTGGCCGGGTGCTGCTGCAGGGGCGCGATATCACCGCGCTGCCGCCGCACAAGCGGCCGGTCAATACCGTGTTTCAGAACTATGCGTTATTCCCGCACCTGACATTGCGGCAAAATGTCGCTTTTGGCCTGAAGCTGGAAAAGCTGCCACGGCGGGACATCGACCGTCAGGTGGAGGCCATGCTGGAGTTGGTGCAACTGCGCGAACAGGGCGATAAAAAACCGCACCAGATCAGTGGCGGCCAGAAGCAGCGGGTCGCCATCGCCCGTGCGCTGGTCAAGCGGCCCAAGGTGCTGCTGCTGGATGAACCGTTGGCGGCGCTGGATCTGAAGCTGCGCAAACGCATGCTCATCGAACTGGATGAGATTCATGATGAGGTTGGCACCACCTTTGTCTATGTCACCCACGACCAGAGCGAGGCCATGAGCCTGAGCGACCGGCTGGCGGTGATGAATGACGGCCAGATCGAGCAGGTGGGGACGCCGGTCGAGGTGTACGAGGCGCCGGAAAGCAGTTTTACTGCTGCTTTTATTGGCGACACCAATTTTTTTGAAGGCCGTGTGGTGGCGCAGGAGGGTGACTACTGCCGCCTGGCCATTGAAGGTCTGGGCGAGGTTTGGTGCTACAATGACCGGGGCCGGCGTCAGGGCGAACTGGTCTATTTGTCCGTGCGGCCGGAAAAGATGCGGCTGAGCCGTCAGCCGCTGGAACTGGGGCGCAACCGTTTTAGCGGCCGGGTTGAGGACAAGGTCTACCTGGGCGGCGAAAGCCGTTTCTGGGTGCGGGTGGGCGAATACCGTCTGGCGGTGGCGGTGCAGCACAGCCGCTATCTGCTGGACCAGCAGCCGCTGCAGTGGGGTGAAGAGGTTGCCCTGGGCTGGCATGAGGATGACGGCTACATGCTGCAGCGCTACGCCGAGGAGCACGAAGCCCTGCTGTCGCTGCCGCCGGAGGACGAGGCATGA